One Curtobacterium herbarum genomic window carries:
- a CDS encoding AAA family ATPase, which translates to MYLHRLELRAVGPYPDLVSIDFASLAASGVFLLEGPTGSGKSTIIDAVVYALYGGLAGSDASTDRLHSQHADPAVEPFVDLVFETSAGVYRVRRTPPYDRPKQRGTGTIRQQSSAQLVRLADPSDLVGEPISHRAPEIGVEIARIIGLNRDQFLQTVVLPQGEFQRFLRAPGEDRRKLLQSLFGTAIYDRTADELAARRRTAVAEVEAADARVRDALGRFRQASGDDDVDESQAPDVVVGLRGTATELEQARTRARADAEHAVAHLHDVTTRLAALDRRRGLLARQDALAADAPAIAGHRTALGLADHAAVVVAVADGAAAAEDRLTALVGERSAVRDRHEVTDHAPRDTHDRLTTVRSEIRHLVDLEQSLDQRAAAVQSSTADLEQTQTRLAEAATALAARPDERAAIVLDAARSAEAAADTGAAERAVETAQELAGLLAARGIAVERTADRAAAVTTAAAHASAALATENDLRARRIAGLAGELGAALVPGDPCPVCGAVEHPAVARPQDDHPSAEQIDAAAVARADAERALAAATADHAVARAELVRLTEAVGEHDDDSVARQRADADARLAAARAAAAAVQEHERRLQAHDRATRALEDDHTDLVTRSRLLADRIEGDRSRLDEDRARVHEARQTVRAVLEHAVTAGAGVEARAAADLDADAGATLAEVVARVDVLVTVLRTVADLDDRVTAAERDVADRKAEVDAALQAQGFTDVTAARTAALGRADADRLRALVAAADREQAVVEAGLAEPAVVAAADDADAAAAAAAAAAADADAADGPAVLDRDAAQAARDAAAAALDDATRAAAAAADRATAAEKCATDLARAVRARDTTSAESRAVVRLADIAAAATSVNPTGITLGTYVLMRRFEDVVAAANDRLRAMLAGRFTLETSDERESGTRARRTGLALAVRDHLTDSTRDPRSLSGGETFTFSLCLALGLADVVQAEAGGVSLGTLFVDEGFGTLDPETLDDVIGQLSRLTAGGRQVGIVSHVEELKQRIPERIAVRRTPEGGSRVTTTV; encoded by the coding sequence ATGTACCTGCACCGCCTGGAACTCCGCGCCGTCGGGCCGTACCCGGACCTGGTGTCGATCGACTTCGCGTCCCTGGCCGCCTCCGGGGTGTTCCTGCTCGAGGGGCCGACCGGGTCGGGCAAGTCGACCATCATCGACGCCGTCGTCTACGCCCTGTACGGCGGCCTGGCCGGCAGCGACGCCAGCACCGATCGCCTGCACAGCCAGCACGCCGACCCCGCGGTGGAACCCTTCGTCGACCTGGTGTTCGAGACGAGTGCCGGCGTGTACCGCGTCCGCCGCACCCCGCCGTACGACCGCCCGAAGCAGCGCGGTACCGGCACGATCCGGCAGCAGTCCTCGGCGCAGCTGGTCCGGCTGGCCGACCCGTCGGACCTGGTCGGCGAACCGATCTCGCACCGGGCGCCGGAGATCGGCGTCGAGATCGCCCGGATCATCGGGCTGAACCGCGACCAGTTCCTGCAGACCGTGGTCCTGCCGCAGGGTGAGTTCCAACGGTTCCTGCGCGCCCCGGGCGAGGACCGTCGGAAGCTCCTGCAGTCCCTGTTCGGCACCGCGATCTACGACCGGACCGCCGACGAACTCGCTGCCCGACGCCGGACGGCCGTGGCAGAGGTCGAGGCCGCGGACGCCCGGGTGCGTGACGCCCTCGGCCGGTTCCGGCAGGCGTCCGGGGACGACGACGTCGACGAGTCGCAGGCACCGGACGTCGTCGTGGGACTGCGGGGGACCGCCACCGAACTCGAACAGGCTCGTACCCGGGCACGTGCCGACGCCGAGCACGCCGTCGCCCACCTGCACGACGTGACCACCCGGCTGGCGGCGCTCGACCGACGGCGCGGACTGCTCGCCCGGCAGGACGCCCTGGCGGCGGACGCTCCGGCGATCGCAGGCCACCGGACCGCCCTGGGCCTCGCCGACCACGCCGCGGTCGTCGTCGCCGTCGCGGACGGGGCCGCCGCCGCCGAGGACCGGCTGACCGCACTGGTCGGGGAACGCTCGGCCGTCCGGGACCGGCACGAGGTCACCGACCACGCGCCCCGGGACACGCACGACCGGCTCACCACGGTCCGCTCCGAGATCCGGCACCTGGTCGACCTCGAGCAGTCCCTCGACCAGCGTGCCGCCGCCGTGCAGTCGTCGACGGCCGACCTCGAGCAGACGCAGACCCGGCTCGCCGAGGCCGCCACCGCGCTCGCGGCACGGCCCGACGAACGTGCCGCGATCGTCCTCGACGCCGCGCGGTCCGCCGAGGCCGCTGCCGACACCGGCGCTGCCGAGCGCGCGGTCGAGACGGCCCAGGAGCTGGCGGGTCTGCTCGCCGCGCGTGGGATCGCCGTGGAGCGGACCGCGGACCGCGCCGCCGCGGTGACGACGGCCGCCGCCCACGCCTCCGCCGCCCTGGCGACCGAGAACGACCTGCGCGCCCGACGCATCGCCGGACTCGCCGGTGAGCTCGGCGCCGCGCTCGTCCCCGGCGACCCGTGCCCGGTGTGCGGTGCCGTCGAGCACCCCGCCGTGGCACGACCGCAGGACGACCACCCGAGCGCCGAGCAGATCGACGCCGCCGCGGTGGCACGCGCCGACGCCGAGCGGGCCCTCGCCGCCGCGACCGCCGACCACGCCGTCGCCCGGGCCGAACTCGTCCGGTTGACCGAGGCGGTCGGCGAGCACGACGACGACTCGGTGGCCCGACAGCGCGCCGACGCCGACGCACGCCTGGCCGCTGCCCGTGCCGCAGCGGCCGCGGTGCAGGAACACGAACGGCGGCTGCAGGCCCACGACCGCGCCACCCGGGCGCTCGAGGACGACCACACCGACCTGGTCACCCGGAGCCGGCTGCTCGCCGACCGGATCGAGGGGGACCGGTCCCGCCTGGACGAGGACCGGGCCCGGGTCCACGAGGCCCGGCAGACCGTCCGGGCCGTGCTCGAGCACGCCGTCACCGCGGGTGCCGGCGTCGAGGCCCGGGCCGCGGCGGACCTCGACGCCGATGCCGGTGCCACCCTCGCCGAGGTCGTGGCGCGGGTCGACGTCCTCGTCACGGTCCTCCGCACCGTCGCGGACCTCGACGACCGGGTGACCGCCGCCGAGCGGGACGTCGCCGACCGCAAGGCCGAGGTCGACGCCGCACTGCAGGCCCAGGGCTTCACGGACGTCACCGCCGCCCGGACCGCTGCGCTCGGGCGCGCCGACGCCGACCGGTTGCGGGCACTCGTCGCGGCGGCGGACCGGGAGCAGGCCGTCGTGGAGGCCGGACTCGCCGAACCCGCGGTGGTCGCGGCCGCCGACGATGCAGACGCCGCCGCTGCCGCTGCCGCTGCCGCGGCCGCTGATGCAGACGCCGCCGATGGGCCAGCCGTGCTCGACCGGGACGCTGCGCAGGCCGCACGGGACGCCGCAGCCGCCGCCCTCGACGACGCGACCCGCGCTGCTGCCGCCGCGGCCGACCGGGCGACCGCCGCCGAGAAGTGCGCCACCGACCTGGCCCGGGCCGTCCGCGCCCGGGACACCACGAGCGCCGAGAGCCGGGCCGTGGTCCGCCTCGCCGACATCGCCGCCGCGGCCACCAGCGTCAACCCGACCGGGATCACCCTCGGCACCTACGTGCTGATGCGCCGCTTCGAGGACGTCGTCGCCGCGGCCAACGACCGGCTGCGGGCGATGCTCGCGGGCCGGTTCACCCTGGAGACCTCGGACGAGCGGGAGTCCGGCACCCGGGCTCGTCGGACCGGGCTCGCGCTGGCCGTCCGCGACCACCTGACCGACAGCACGCGGGACCCGCGGAGCCTGTCCGGCGGCGAGACCTTCACGTTCTCGCTCTGCCTGGCGCTCGGGCTCGCCGACGTCGTGCAGGCCGAGGCCGGCGGGGTGTCCCTCGGCACACTGTTCGTCGACGAGGGCTTCGGCACGCTCGACCCGGAGACGCTCGACGACGTCATCGGCCAGCTGTCGCGCCTGACCGCCGGCGGACGCCAGGTCGGCATCGTCAGCCACGTCGAGGAGCTCAAGCAGCGGATCCCGGAGCGGATCGCGGTGCGCCGGACGCCCGAGGGCGGATCGCGCGTGACGACGACGGTCTGA
- a CDS encoding exonuclease SbcCD subunit D, which produces MRILHTGDWHLGRTLLGADLLEHQAVFLDHLVQVVRDRAVDLVVVAGDVYDRAIPPVEAVQMLSHVLERLSETATVVVTPGNHDSAVRLGFGAGVMSDRVRILAEPSRLAEPVLVDADDGGGPVAVYGLPYLQPDMVRYALAPVPDEPLARSHQAVVGAAMDRVRADLAGRPGTRSVVVAHAFVGGALASDSEQDIRVGGVDRVAESTFDGVDYVALGHLHGPQRVGAGDRIRYAGSPLAFSFGERNHTKSVTLVDLAADGAVAVELLPTPVPRPLVDVRGSIEQIESGVFAEHVDAWVRVAVTDTVHPERLYARVKDRFPHALAITHEPADAPERSAARTVSATSDPVEVAADFVTYATGGAPDDVELAILRDAYESAAAALAEQGAR; this is translated from the coding sequence ATGCGGATCCTGCACACGGGCGACTGGCACCTCGGACGCACGCTGCTCGGTGCCGACCTGCTCGAGCACCAGGCGGTGTTCCTCGACCACCTCGTGCAGGTGGTGCGCGATCGCGCGGTCGACCTCGTGGTCGTCGCCGGCGACGTCTACGACCGGGCGATCCCGCCGGTCGAGGCCGTCCAGATGCTCTCGCACGTGCTCGAACGGCTGTCCGAGACCGCGACGGTCGTCGTGACGCCGGGCAACCACGACTCCGCGGTCCGGCTCGGGTTCGGCGCCGGGGTGATGAGCGATCGCGTCCGGATCCTCGCCGAGCCGTCCCGTCTGGCGGAACCGGTGCTCGTCGACGCCGACGACGGGGGCGGTCCGGTCGCCGTGTACGGCCTGCCCTACCTGCAGCCCGACATGGTCCGGTACGCGCTCGCGCCGGTGCCGGACGAACCCCTCGCCCGCTCGCACCAGGCCGTCGTCGGAGCCGCGATGGACCGGGTCCGTGCCGACCTGGCCGGCCGTCCGGGCACCCGCTCGGTCGTCGTCGCGCACGCCTTCGTCGGGGGCGCCCTGGCCAGCGACAGCGAGCAGGACATCCGCGTCGGCGGGGTCGACCGTGTCGCCGAGTCCACCTTCGACGGCGTCGACTACGTCGCCCTCGGACACCTGCACGGCCCGCAGCGCGTCGGGGCCGGGGACCGCATCCGGTACGCGGGCTCCCCGCTGGCGTTCTCGTTCGGCGAGCGGAACCACACCAAGTCCGTGACGCTCGTCGACCTGGCGGCGGACGGCGCGGTCGCGGTCGAGCTCCTGCCGACCCCGGTGCCCCGTCCCCTCGTCGACGTCCGCGGCAGCATCGAGCAGATCGAGTCCGGGGTGTTCGCCGAACACGTCGACGCCTGGGTCCGCGTCGCCGTCACCGACACCGTGCACCCCGAGCGGCTGTACGCCCGGGTGAAGGACCGCTTCCCGCACGCGCTCGCGATCACCCACGAGCCCGCCGACGCCCCGGAGCGCTCGGCCGCGCGGACGGTCAGCGCGACGAGTGACCCGGTGGAGGTCGCCGCCGACTTCGTCACCTACGCCACCGGCGGCGCACCGGACGACGTCGAGCTCGCGATCCTCCGCGACGCGTACGAGTCCGCGGCCGCCGCGCTCGCCGAGCAGGGGGCACGCTGA
- a CDS encoding S24/S26 family peptidase: MSSEVSGGSTPQTRARVALDWGRVVVAASARGVVITLLGLALWAAAPAAIGWSPTTVMTGSMEPRLMPGDVVVSRPVASDQVKAGRVLLADDPDQDGLLRMHRYVSDGPDRTIITKGDANPQSDSTPLHRSAVHGVGYLRIPYVAAPIVWVRTGEWARVAVVVLGFVALLALCRADGRIRRRSEAAAVGSDEPDGPGGPDGPGGPAGPGDDAGGPGTRARGGREARHRAATGLPSGESHRTATVAGSGAAPGRRAARVQAAAQHRKRQRHVRRGGGVAVVVTAAVVAALLPGAAVAAPWTARTVNPGVQLATLRPTVLSSLKCTSNTSPLGVKTATVSWVATGGDAPVRTELMSGSTAVAGVTGTTASATGTPQSLTLTGGSGLSLGGSTVLTLRADYGAGWTVAAQGTTTVTVRTFTIAGIGAAAECVA, from the coding sequence GTGAGCAGCGAAGTCAGCGGTGGGTCCACCCCGCAGACCCGTGCCCGTGTCGCCCTCGACTGGGGCCGTGTCGTCGTCGCGGCCTCCGCACGCGGGGTCGTCATCACCCTGCTCGGGCTCGCGCTCTGGGCTGCGGCACCCGCGGCCATCGGCTGGTCCCCGACCACCGTGATGACGGGCTCGATGGAGCCGCGGCTGATGCCGGGCGACGTCGTCGTGTCCCGACCGGTCGCGTCCGACCAGGTGAAGGCGGGGCGCGTCCTGCTGGCGGACGACCCGGACCAGGACGGGCTCCTGCGGATGCACCGGTACGTCAGTGACGGCCCGGACCGCACGATCATCACGAAGGGCGATGCGAACCCGCAGTCCGACTCGACACCCCTGCACCGCTCGGCCGTGCACGGGGTCGGGTACCTCCGGATCCCGTACGTGGCTGCGCCGATCGTGTGGGTGCGGACCGGCGAGTGGGCCCGTGTCGCGGTCGTCGTGCTCGGCTTCGTCGCGCTCCTCGCCCTCTGTCGGGCCGACGGGCGGATCCGGCGACGCAGCGAGGCAGCGGCCGTCGGCAGCGACGAGCCGGACGGGCCCGGTGGGCCGGACGGCCCTGGTGGACCCGCCGGGCCTGGTGACGACGCCGGCGGACCGGGCACGCGCGCACGAGGCGGACGGGAGGCGCGGCACCGCGCCGCCACGGGCCTCCCGTCCGGCGAGTCCCACCGGACCGCGACCGTCGCCGGCTCCGGTGCCGCCCCGGGGCGGCGGGCGGCACGGGTGCAGGCCGCGGCGCAGCACCGGAAGCGACAGCGACACGTCCGCCGGGGCGGCGGCGTCGCCGTGGTCGTGACGGCAGCGGTGGTCGCGGCGCTCCTGCCGGGGGCCGCGGTCGCCGCGCCGTGGACCGCACGGACGGTCAACCCGGGCGTGCAGCTCGCGACGCTCCGTCCCACCGTCCTCTCGTCGTTGAAGTGCACCTCGAACACCTCGCCCCTGGGTGTGAAGACCGCCACGGTCTCCTGGGTCGCGACCGGTGGTGATGCGCCGGTCCGAACCGAGCTGATGAGCGGCTCCACCGCCGTGGCCGGCGTCACCGGGACCACCGCGTCAGCGACGGGGACACCGCAGTCGTTGACCCTGACGGGCGGCAGCGGGCTGTCGCTCGGGGGCTCCACCGTCCTGACCCTGCGCGCGGACTACGGCGCCGGATGGACGGTCGCCGCTCAGGGCACGACCACGGTCACGGTCCGGACCTTCACGATCGCCGGCATCGGCGCCGCCGCGGAGTGCGTCGCCTGA
- a CDS encoding MarR family winged helix-turn-helix transcriptional regulator — MSETPSNPPFLLATPLPGAAPTSPVVVAPTTGDGDDLTDLMAAFRRFQTQNARVLTRESTARGLNATDTRLVFFLETAVGGATPKQAGEYLGLSTGATTSLIDRLERHGHLVRRPNPTDRRSVLLHLTPSGAAVAQQISAVWSAAVREVVAPADRARLATQFSLFGTALERHSGATSV; from the coding sequence ATGTCGGAAACCCCCTCGAACCCCCCGTTCCTCCTCGCCACCCCGCTCCCCGGTGCGGCCCCCACCTCACCCGTGGTGGTGGCGCCCACGACCGGGGACGGCGACGACCTCACCGACCTGATGGCAGCGTTCCGTCGCTTCCAGACCCAGAACGCGCGGGTGCTGACCCGCGAGAGCACCGCCCGGGGACTCAACGCCACCGACACCCGGTTGGTGTTCTTCCTCGAGACGGCCGTCGGCGGCGCCACCCCGAAGCAGGCGGGCGAGTACCTCGGGCTCTCGACCGGAGCGACCACCTCGCTCATCGACCGCCTGGAGCGGCACGGCCACCTCGTGCGGCGCCCGAACCCCACCGACCGTCGGAGCGTGCTGCTGCACCTCACCCCCTCGGGTGCGGCCGTCGCGCAGCAGATCAGCGCGGTCTGGTCGGCTGCCGTCCGCGAGGTCGTCGCCCCGGCGGACCGCGCTCGACTCGCGACGCAGTTCTCGCTGTTCGGCACGGCACTCGAGCGTCACTCCGGAGCCACCAGCGTCTGA
- a CDS encoding mycothiol transferase, with protein MTPAELLVEAFSRVPETVARAVDGLSEDQLASRPATGANTLAWLAWHIARGQDAQIADLAGSEQVWTADGWVERFGLPFPAEALGYGMSRDDVGRVRASAELLNGYLGAVHERTVAYLHTLSPEDLDTVVDEAWDPPVTVGVRLVSILDDCVQHAGQAGYARGVLFFNR; from the coding sequence ATGACCCCCGCCGAACTCCTCGTCGAAGCCTTCTCCCGCGTCCCCGAGACGGTCGCACGTGCCGTCGACGGTCTGTCCGAGGACCAGCTCGCCTCCCGACCGGCCACCGGCGCCAACACGCTCGCCTGGCTCGCCTGGCACATCGCGCGCGGCCAGGACGCCCAGATCGCCGACCTCGCCGGGTCCGAGCAGGTCTGGACCGCCGACGGCTGGGTCGAGCGGTTCGGCCTGCCGTTCCCCGCCGAGGCGCTCGGGTACGGCATGTCCCGTGACGACGTCGGTCGTGTCCGCGCGTCCGCCGAGCTCCTGAACGGCTACCTCGGCGCGGTGCACGAGCGCACCGTCGCCTACCTGCACACCCTGTCGCCCGAGGACCTGGACACCGTCGTCGACGAGGCCTGGGACCCGCCCGTCACGGTCGGCGTCCGCCTCGTCAGCATCCTCGACGACTGCGTCCAGCACGCCGGACAGGCCGGCTACGCGCGCGGGGTGCTGTTCTTCAACCGCTGA